Proteins encoded within one genomic window of Pseudalkalibacillus sp. SCS-8:
- a CDS encoding sugar ABC transporter permease, which yields MGSGVKRIYHKRHPYLFIGPAVLILLVFSIVPIFVAFFISFTDLDLKGLANWSNISFIGLENYHELFRDDVFHKSIFNTVFYAGIGVPLVIICSLSIALLLNYGSNLLFKVFRGVYYMPSITNIIAIAVIWGYLYNTEYGLFNYLLSLLDADKIPWLEEPTIAKLSLILLAVWKGVGINMIIFLAALQGIPKSYYEAAKIDGANRFQMLFRITIPLLRYATFFVTITTLIGWLQFFEEPFVMTQGGPLNGTISMALFIYQKGFQFSQFGYAAAGSFVLFIFIIVVTLVQFKIRKSDTEY from the coding sequence ATGGGCAGTGGTGTAAAGCGAATCTATCATAAAAGGCATCCATATCTATTTATCGGGCCCGCAGTTCTGATTTTACTTGTCTTCAGCATTGTTCCCATATTCGTCGCCTTCTTCATAAGTTTTACAGACTTGGATTTGAAGGGGCTTGCGAATTGGTCGAACATTTCGTTCATCGGTCTTGAAAACTATCATGAGCTTTTTAGAGATGACGTGTTTCATAAGTCGATATTCAATACCGTTTTTTATGCAGGGATTGGTGTCCCGCTTGTCATCATTTGCTCGTTGAGTATCGCGCTCTTGTTGAATTATGGGTCGAACCTTCTTTTCAAGGTGTTCCGTGGTGTGTATTATATGCCATCGATCACGAATATCATAGCCATTGCGGTTATTTGGGGGTATTTGTACAACACCGAATATGGCTTATTCAATTATCTCCTTTCGTTGTTGGATGCAGACAAAATTCCATGGCTGGAAGAGCCCACCATTGCAAAGCTATCGTTGATCCTTCTGGCAGTCTGGAAAGGGGTCGGCATCAACATGATCATCTTCCTGGCAGCTTTACAAGGTATTCCGAAATCGTATTATGAAGCAGCAAAGATTGATGGTGCGAATCGGTTCCAGATGCTTTTCCGAATTACGATTCCGCTTTTGCGCTATGCGACGTTCTTCGTCACGATTACGACCTTGATCGGGTGGCTGCAATTCTTTGAGGAACCGTTTGTCATGACGCAGGGAGGACCTTTGAATGGAACGATCTCGATGGCCTTGTTCATTTATCAGAAAGGCTTTCAATTCAGTCAATTCGGATACGCAGCGGCAGGCTCCTTTGTCCTGTTCATTTTCATTATTGTTGTAACGCTCGTCCAGTTTAAGATTCGGAAGTCGGATACGGAGTATTGA